A genome region from Microplitis demolitor isolate Queensland-Clemson2020A chromosome 1, iyMicDemo2.1a, whole genome shotgun sequence includes the following:
- the LOC103569910 gene encoding phospholipase A1 member A yields MAVSFNVHLIFLIFFIFYQTLYVQGQNKTLKDLFNSTSCAKPPYTCPHPQIEFYLYTRTTQKNPVLLDVLNRRSLDYTSFDRSHPTKVIIHGFGGGRNLAPSTDLRNAYFKRGDYNIIIVDYGSLVREPCLSQMQWGPDFCSQCIAQLVRYLRDHPRGISVESIHVLGYSVGAHIAGLIANHLPDDKLGRITGLDPTIFFYMNGNRSRDLDESDALFVDIIHTGAGILGQWGPNGHADFYVNGGSSQPGCATASILQTLACDHTKVTPYYIESITTKAGFWAAPCANLFSYLTGWCSPKDEEWVLMGEDTPPTARGVYYLSTNAHKPYARGHPGKRQLPKNRKQSSYRQY; encoded by the exons ATGGCGGTCAGTTTTAATGTgcatcttatttttttaatattttttattttttatcaaacac tATATGTACAAGGacaaaataaaacattgaAGGACCTTTTCAATAGTACTTCATGTGCGAAGCCTCCGTACACGTGCCCCCATCcacaaattgaattttatttgtacaCGAG aactACTCAAAAAAATCCAGTTCTCCTTGACGTTCTAAATCGGCGATCGTTGGATTACACGAGTTTCGACCGGTCGCATCCGACGAAAGTAATTATTCACGGATTTGGAGGCGGAAGAAATTTAGCACCGAGTACTGATCTGAGGAATG CGTATTTCAAACGCGGGGATTACAACATAATAATCGTCGACTACGGTTCATTGGTACGTGAGCCATGTCTCTCGCAAATGCAGTGGGGACCGGATTTCTGTTCACAATGTATTGCTCAGTTAGTGAGATACTTGAGGGATCACCCGCGTGGGATATCAGTCGAGAGTATCCACGTGCTGGGATACAGCGTTGGTGCTCATATAGCCGGGCTGATAGCCAATCACTTGCCCGATGACAAGTTGGGACGTATTACTG GTCTCGATCccacgatatttttttacatgaacGGAAACCGTTCTCGGGATCTGGACGAGTCCGATGCCCTATTTGTCGACATCATCCACACGGGAGCTGGGATTTTGGGACAGTGGGGACCAAACGGGCACGCggatttttatgtaaatggTGGTTCGAGTCAGCCTGGGTGTGCAACTGCTTCCATTTTAC AAACTCTAGCGTGCGATCACACAAAAGTGACTCCATATTACATCGAGTCAATAACAACAAAGGCAGGATTCTGGGCAGCGCCATGTGCAAATTTGTTTTCGTATCTAACGGGATGGTGCAGCCCAAAGGACGAAGAGTGGGTACTGATGGGCGAGGATACGCCACCCac cgCACGAGGAGTTTACTATCTGTCAACAAACGCACACAAACCGTACGCCCGAGGACATCCAGGAAAAAGGCAACTCCCGAAAAATCGGAAGCAATCGTCCTACCGCCAGTATTAA